A part of Pseudoalteromonas arctica A 37-1-2 genomic DNA contains:
- the gloA gene encoding lactoylglutathione lyase, which yields MSNYNESPEQVAQATQGFVMQQTMLRIKDPKPSLEFYQNVLGMKLLGKYDFPGMEFTLYFLGYEQELPQGDDKTKAEWVFRRPALIELTHNWGTENDDSFEGYHSGNQEPKGFGHIGISVPDVYEACERFAKYDVEFVKKPDDGSMKGLAFIKDPDGYWIEILSAEGITEIILSQ from the coding sequence ATGTCTAACTATAACGAATCTCCAGAACAAGTTGCACAAGCTACTCAAGGCTTTGTTATGCAGCAAACTATGTTGCGTATTAAAGATCCAAAACCATCGCTTGAATTTTACCAAAATGTATTAGGTATGAAGCTGTTAGGTAAGTATGATTTTCCTGGTATGGAGTTTACGCTTTACTTTTTAGGCTACGAGCAAGAATTGCCACAAGGTGATGATAAAACTAAAGCAGAATGGGTGTTTCGTCGCCCTGCGCTAATTGAGTTAACCCATAACTGGGGCACTGAAAACGACGACAGCTTTGAGGGCTACCACAGTGGTAACCAAGAACCTAAAGGATTTGGGCATATTGGTATTAGCGTACCGGATGTTTACGAAGCCTGTGAGCGCTTTGCAAAATACGATGTAGAGTTTGTAAAAAAACCAGATGATGGCTCAATGAAAGGCTTAGCATTTATTAAAGACCCTGACGGCTACTGGATTGAAATACTCTCTGCTGAGGGAATTACTGAAATTATTCTTTCTCAGTAA